The sequence CGTTTTATGTTTCCTGGACGTTTTAAATCTCTCTTGTGTTCTAAATAGAGGTTTCAGAAAATGGCCGGTTTTTAAATCactgagagggagagaaaaaacacaCTAGATGAAATGAAGTTTtgcactcctctctctctctctctctctctctctctctctgtgtgtgtgtgtgtgtgtgtgttgtaatatACCTACCCTGATTTTAAACAGGAATGCACTTTCTCTGTGTGTAATCTCTGCACAAGTCTTCCTGAACGTTTCTCCCCCTTTagcatttgcttttgaaaatctTTCTTATTTCCCAATTATCTCCAAGGGGGGAAAAGAGCActcagtgggagggagggagttaggATGTCCAGCAAATGCTGCTCGTAAAGCTGTTTAATTACATTAGAAACACATGAATATCCTTGAATGCAAAGTGTCCTTAAAACTGGCTCAGGAATGTTTTCAGAGAAaatgatgggaggaggaggaagaggccttGACAGTTTTCCTCCAAAATAATGTGACGGCAGGTAAATTGCATTTGCTCATGAAAATCAAATCCGATTAAAAGACTTCTACCGTCATCTTTTAAACGTTTTCTTCACTCCTGGAAATTGAGTTATTAGAAATCAACATCCTTCcatggattagaccaaaggcaaTATTTgtgtttaataaaaaatactgcacACCATTCAGTATActtctattactactactatgtctgctgctgcttttactaCTACTCCTCATACTCATACTACTAATAGTAATGGTCATGTGTACATTAGGTAGCAAGGGCCACATTAATTAAGATGGACCTGAGTTATGCCACTGATTACAATCAGAGAAATTTCCCaatccagagaaatgttgggtgtATTCTCTTTCTCGTGAAGTAAATGGCAAAGctccattttcaaaaaaaataatggatCTGGGTAGCACTCTTACTCGGGcctgtcccactgaaatcaacaattCAAGTTAGCTGCTGGCGAACTTACGtattattgatttcagtgggtctgaagTGAATCAGGGCCCAACCCTGAGCTCCACTGCAGGCTCATTTGGAAGGGAGCCCTCTCTGATTCCATGGGACACTGTATGGTtctttgggtgttttgttttggtgttAAGGAAGGTTTTCCCTAGCACTGTTTTTTATATAACGTTAAAGTATTTTCTAAGTGGTAGCATCTATTGAGGAGGGGAGAGACGGAGCGGGGCAAGAATGCCAGCTTTTTCGTTTTTCTATGAACTTTGTCTTCACCCGACCTAAGTCTGCGAAAAATGTATTTGCGATTGAGGAATGCTCTAGAGCCACGGGGAGAAGGGAGACGCCTCTTACGCTCATCCACTCACGGTTGCAAACCTCCTTCCATTAATACATAAACAGAGGTTGAAAAGAGGGTTACTTTTTTCTCTCAACACTTTTAACCCTCTCGGGTTCTCCTGAATAAATACAACCATgtcattccttttttcttttctaatgcGTTCCGAGGGTTTGGTTTTACATTAGAAATGCCCCTCTCTTCTTCCACCAGATATCGTTTTGTGACGTCAATGCCTCTCATGCGTCATTCAGCGGCCAATTTCCATTGTGTTCAGCTGAATTTCTGGTCCGGTTAAAGAATGGAGTCCAAATTCATGatttaaaaggccacagttcTCAGTACAACTGGATGGATCGATCCAACTTCATGCGGCGATCTTAGAAGACCGTCGTCATTAGCAGTTATATGGCGCATAAGAAATAATCCGTTAGGCCGCAGATTGATGAGGGCGATGTCGCGACCATCTCGTAATTTTGATTAAGCATTCCACAGGAGTGGAAGAATCCCGCCTACTAGGAAGGACGTACAATTTGGGTTTCTACCTCCTGCGGAAGGAAGACCCATCATCAGAGAACAGAGCACCCAAACTTTCTATTATCCTTGGTGtccgcaatcctatacataccgCATAAGCGGAGAGGACCCACACGCCATAGGTGTGGGTTCCTCTGCTATGGCGGATCTATCTTGGGGTTGTCACAGACAAATCAACAGAAGCGGGATAGCAGAATTCTGCAAGAGTTTTTACATGGACTCTTGTCCCTTTTGCTACACAGAAGCGAATACCGTACACGATCTCTGAAGTGAACAGATCAGTTTAAAACGTACAAACACACGTCAAACCACCAATAGCTTCATTCTGGCTACCTAGACCAGTCGCTCTACTTGCATTTAGGAAAGCAAAGaggttttacatttttaaatcttattttattttgacctCGTCCAATAGAGAACAGATTTTGCCCTTATTATACTCACTTATCTAATATTCATGGTCAAACCCTAACGGTTTTCCTGTTGGCTCGGCTCCTCGCCTGGAAGTTTTTAGACCATCCAAAAAGCAACGTCCACATCCAACGtcgctttttattttattttttacatgctACTTCCTCTAGCACCTATGTTGGCTTTCAGTGTGGACCTGCAGCTGAAGTCTTTGGACGCTTCTCTTGATCCCAATGACCGGAGATGCAAAAACTGTACAGTGGACCGACGGCGATAACCGCCCCCATGTTTTTATTCCTCAGAAATCCATTTCTCAACCAGACAAATGGAGACGCCCCTAGAAATGCTAATTCTTTCATCCGCACAGCAGGTCAGGCTGAGTTTGAAGAAGCTTCTGTTCTGATCAATGTCCAGCAAAACTCGGCCTTTCTCGGAAGCCAGAGCAATTATTTGAATATagcctcatctctctctctctctctctctctctctctctctctcacacacacacacacacacacacacacacaccctgtggttgcttttttattttttaatcatcgGAACTGGTCAAAGCCAAGCAAGGAAACAAACAGCATataggattccccacctccactggtacatcttttgttttgtttgatttgtttgcttgtttgttttgttttgttttgttttgtttctttaatttaGTTTTGTTTTGCATCGTGCTTCACTCTCAAAGTTTCACACTAACAAGAAGAAGGAAGGGTTTGCCTGGAAAGTGACAGACGGAAAGGCCGAAAAGGACACACAGGGGGGTGGTGGAAAGGAGTAATTGGctgccccccccttcttcttctgtttctttgtAGCAAATCAGACAAGACTCCTCCGGCTCTGAATGACCACCCTGGCATTGGCTAGGTTGCCGCTTTCAACTTGACCTTGGCCTCTAGtcgtgtttcccccccccaaaaaaaaagagcgCTGCCCTGTTAGCCTTTTGCTGGGGTAGGTTAATGAATTGAATGAGTTGGAGAAGGCTGAGTGTGCTGTGTTTTGGCTCCGCTGCAAGGCGTTTTGAAAGAATGAGATTCCCCAAAAGGAAAGGGAAGGCGAAAGGaagctccccctccctgccaaaTAATGGAAAGATTTCGAAGCCCACATTTTTCCTAAAGGCTGAAGCCcggaaagcggggtgggggggtggggatatgAAAATATGCCAGGAATAAATATTTGCCTTTGGTCATGAGGAGGAATGCGGAAAAGACCATCCAGGAGCAGAAGGAGGCTGGGGCTGGAGACGAAAGGAGCCCTTTATTGGTTACAATTAAGAGAATTCGCTGAAATATTGTCCGGTGACAAGAGTCCCCTCTGTCGCATGCCATTCTCAGCGAAAAGGGCCAGGGCAGGGCAGACTGGGGGACAGGCAGGCGAACTGACAGATCTGTTCCTTCCTACCGGTACATACAAGGGACTGGGAGTCTCTCCAAACAATGCACGATTTAGAATTCCATCCTTGTAGCACTGCAGCGAAAACAATGTTGCAATCCCCAACTGCTCGCACAATAGTTCATAAATACCTGTCAAGCGTGCATCAAACAAGCAGACAGAGGTTTGGGTGTGGTGgggttcttttgttttgttttgtttttcttcgcttttgcttttgtttactCCCTTCATTGTGGTCGGAGGTCAATAAGTCTCAAATCCCCACTCTCTTGTGTGAAATATATTACCATGAATTAACTTATACTTGCATTTTGCAGAATGCATATAAATCCTTAAGCAGTCGCGCCTGCTTAACATATACTCGTTATAGAGTATGTGccaatgataataacaataaattaacaattaattaattaattaattaattaattaattaatagaaaATACTCCAAGGAAGTGCCCTTTTGTTGACATAGTGGCTTTCCGTGTTAGTGAATGTGCTTACGCAGAGCGTTTCGGTGCAAAGGGTTTGTTATTAACGATGATAAAGGGGGGAGTCCCTATGGTCACTCTTAGACGATAAATAATCCCACGCAATATTTTTATGGTCGGGGATGATTCAAGCAAAAAATGGTAGGCTGCGCGTTTTATTGTTGCAATAACAAATAATACAGGGAGGCTGATTCATTTCTGAGGTCTGCTTAACTCCTTCTCTTCCACACCCTGTCATGCAATATCTGCTGCCTACGTTCTGGATTCTGCTCCTCTTTTTCAGATGTATTGGTCCAAAGGAAGAGTGATATCATTCAAAACGtacatatatgtttgtgtgtatgtgtatctgGACAGGTCAGGAGAAGAAGTGAAATACCCGGCGTTGACAGGGGTTGTGGTTTTAGAAAGAGGTGTTTTGACCTCGTAATGGTACAAGCAGTTTGCAGTCCTATAACACGAGAAAATACGAGTTTAAGTCTAGTGAGGgagtgagggggaggggagggcgggacGTTCTCCAGGAAAAACCAAAACCGAAAAAAgaccacatacacacaccaccaACCACCAGTTGATGAGCAAGAAAAATACAGAAAGTCAGAAGGCTTTGACATTAAGACCGTGGAGTGAGAGCCTGTTGAAATAATTTCCTAGAGGCACTGTGCTAGAGggaatggagggggagggggagggggaagaaatccACACTTTGcagagcggggggtggggagggaggcgaaATACCTGCTCTTCCTTTGCACCCGCGTTGGCGCCTCCCTCGCCACGCAAAGTCGTGAGTGGAAGGGGTGGCCGCGCGCGCGACAGTGCCGTCCGCCGCTGGCATTCCAAGCCGTGGCGCGATTAGGCCATTATTTAATTATCTGCCCTTTATTCCTCAGATGTTTATCAGCTGCTTTGCATATCACGTGGGGGAGGGCGGTCCAATGAGCGCCGTCGTGGCGCGACACTGGCGCGTCAGCCCTGGTCAAGTCTGGGAGATTTAGTATCTCTTTTTTCAGTctttggggcttttaaaaaagagCCACTAGTCTCAATGCGGATCGGGCTATGACAGCCTCCGTGCTCCTCCATCCCCGCTGGATCGAGCCCGTCATGTTCCTCTACGACAACAGCCTGGAGGAGATCAACAAGAACATGGAAGCCGGTTTccacgcggcggcggcggcggccgcagGCACCAACTTCGCCGCGGCCAACCAATGCCGGAACCTGATGGCTCACCCAGCCTCGctcgccgccccgggcagcgccgcCGCCTACACGTCGAGCgaggcgcccgccgccgccgcgggcATGGCTGAGCCCGGGGCATCTGTCAAGCAGTGCAGCCCCTGCTCGGCCGCCGTGCAGAGCTCGTCAGGGCCGGCCGCGCTGCCCTACGGCTACTTCGGCAGCGGCTACTTCCCGTGCCGCATGAGCCACCACAACGCCGCGCTCAAGTCGTGCGCGCAGCCCGCCGCCTCCTTCGCCGACAAGTACATGGACACGTCGGTAGGCGCCGCCGGAGAGGACTTCACCTCCCGCGCCAAGGAGTTCGCTTTCTACCAGGGCTACGCCGCCGGACCCTACCAGCCTGTGCCGGGCTACCTGGATATGCCCGTGGTGCCCACCATCGGAGGCCCCGGGGAGCCCAGGCACGA is a genomic window of Lacerta agilis isolate rLacAgi1 chromosome 12, rLacAgi1.pri, whole genome shotgun sequence containing:
- the HOXA13 gene encoding homeobox protein Hox-A13, whose translation is MTASVLLHPRWIEPVMFLYDNSLEEINKNMEAGFHAAAAAAAGTNFAAANQCRNLMAHPASLAAPGSAAAYTSSEAPAAAAGMAEPGASVKQCSPCSAAVQSSSGPAALPYGYFGSGYFPCRMSHHNAALKSCAQPAASFADKYMDTSVGAAGEDFTSRAKEFAFYQGYAAGPYQPVPGYLDMPVVPTIGGPGEPRHDSMLPMESYQPWAITNGWNGQVYCPKEQNQPPHLWKSTLPDVVSHPSDANSYRRGRKKRVPYTKVQLKELEREYATNKFITKDKRRRISATTNLSERQVTIWFQNRRVKEKKVINKLKTTS